The following are encoded in a window of Panicum virgatum strain AP13 chromosome 5N, P.virgatum_v5, whole genome shotgun sequence genomic DNA:
- the LOC120674325 gene encoding E3 ubiquitin-protein ligase PUB23-like: protein MASAPAEVPSHFLCPISLQLMRDPVTLPTGISYDRAAISRWLAAPAPAGGRTCPVTRVPLPPQPQPQPQLTPNHTLRRLIHSWLASLSPGAEVDEDVAALRAPASGAEVAALLSDAAAARVEALKRLRELVAECEDNRAVLESQDGVFDALSRVVSSGDACSTAREEAVGVLASLRIPGPELAGVVARYINLGEALTAVLRSSNLKPRANAVLLVRSLSEAAWPAWVIGLSPELLAEVVRVVRDRISSRATKAALHALAALCPHGRTRVKIVGAGAVPALVDLLLDDPERRVCELALAALDRLCTCAEGRAELVTHAAGLAVVGKQVLRVSDVASERAVRVLRSVARHAATPAVLQEMAQSGVVAKLCAALRSEQCGLKTKEKAHEVLKLHSRTWRASPCLSPKFWGLYPS from the coding sequence ATGGCGAGCGCGCCCGCCGAGGTGCCGTCCCACTTCCTCTGCCCCATCTCGCTGCAGCTCATGCGCGACCCCGTCACGCTGCCCACCGGCATCTCCTACGACCGCGCCGCCATCTCGCGATGGCTCGCCGCGCcagcgccggccggcggccggaccTGCCCCGTCACGCGCGTGCCGctcccgccgcagccgcagccgcagccgcagctcaCGCCCAACCACACGCTGCGCCGCCTCATCCACTCCTGGCTCGCGTCGCTCTCCCCCGGGGCGGaggtcgacgaggacgtggcCGCGCTGCGGGCGCCCGCGTCCGGCGCCGAGGTGGCCGCGCTCCTGTccgacgccgccgcagcgcgGGTCGAGGCGCTCAAGAGGCTGCGGGAGCTGGTGGCCGAGTGCGAGGACAACCGGGCGGTGCTCGAGTCCCAGGACGGGGTGTTCGATGCGCTGTCTCGCGTCGTGAGCAGCGGCGATGCGTGCTCGACGGCGCGCGAGGAGGCGGTCGGTGTCCTCGCGTCGCTCCGGATCCCGGGGCCGGAGCTGGCCGGCGTCGTGGCCAGATACATCAACCTCGGGGAGGCACTCACGGCCGTGCTCCGCTCGTCCAACTTGAAGCCGCGCGCGAACGCCGTTCTGCTCGTGAGGTCCCTCTCGGAAGCGGCCTGGCCGGCCTGGGTGATCGGGCTGAGCCCGGAGCTTCTCGCCGAGGTGGTCCGCGTGGTCCGCGACCGCATCTCGTCGCGCGCTACCAAGGCGGCCCTCCACGCGCTGGCCGCGCTCTGCCCCCACGGCCGGACCCGTGTCAAGAtcgtgggcgcgggcgcggtgCCGGCGCTCGTGGACCTCCTGCTCGACGACCCCGAGAGGCGCGTCTGCGAGCTCGCGCTGGCGGCGCTGGACCGTCTGTGCACGTGCGCCGAGGGCCGCGCCGAGCTGGTCACGCACGCGGCGGGCCTGGCCGTGGTGGGCAAGCAGGTGCTACGGGTGTCGGATGTCGCCAGCGAGCGGGCGGTGCGCGTGCTGCGATCCGTGGCACGGCACGCGGCGACGCCCGCCGTGCTGCAGGAGATGGCGCAGTCCGGTGTCGTGGCCAAGCTGTGCGCGGCGCTGCGGTCGGAGCAGTGCGGGCTGAAGACCAAGGAGAAGGCGCACGAGGTGCTCAAGCTGCACTCCAGGACCTGGAGGGCCTCGCCCTGCCTGTCTCCGAAATTTTGGGGGCTCTACCCTTCGTGA